From Spirosoma aerolatum, one genomic window encodes:
- the pheA gene encoding prephenate dehydratase, which translates to MTLESLRNQIDSLDDQLLMLLNQRMELVRQVGELKRSTNAVIYRPEREKQIIDRLHEQNNGLLNRPAIEAIFLEIFAVSRNLELPERVAYLGPEGSFTHQAAESRFGAMSTYLALPNIRSVFESVETGRVRFGVVPIENNQEGVVEEAIDLLLEKDLRIAAEIQIPVHFTFATKAENLADITHIYSKDIAFGQCSRFLHDYFDGLSPELVPVESTSKAAKLASQHPNAAAVCSGIAAKLFDVPILFDNIENSDLNRTRFLILAKDFVNQPSGHDKTTLIAKLQNTDSPGVLAEFLQEFNARRINLTKIESRPLREGATFRYWFLLECEGHANDPDLQEILNHHAAEVKWLGSYVRVA; encoded by the coding sequence ATGACTTTAGAATCCCTTCGTAACCAAATCGACTCTCTCGACGATCAACTTCTGATGCTCCTTAATCAGCGTATGGAACTGGTTCGTCAGGTAGGCGAATTAAAACGTTCAACCAACGCCGTTATCTACCGGCCTGAACGCGAAAAACAGATTATCGATCGACTGCACGAGCAGAACAATGGATTGTTGAATCGCCCGGCTATTGAAGCCATATTCCTGGAAATTTTTGCCGTTTCGCGAAATCTGGAATTACCCGAACGAGTGGCTTATTTAGGCCCGGAGGGGAGTTTTACCCATCAGGCTGCTGAAAGCCGTTTTGGCGCGATGAGTACCTATCTGGCTCTGCCCAATATTCGGTCGGTATTTGAAAGTGTCGAAACGGGGCGGGTTCGGTTTGGCGTTGTGCCCATCGAAAACAATCAGGAGGGCGTTGTAGAAGAGGCCATTGATTTGTTGCTGGAAAAAGACCTGCGGATTGCTGCCGAGATTCAGATTCCCGTTCATTTTACGTTTGCCACAAAGGCCGAGAATTTGGCTGATATTACCCATATTTACTCGAAAGATATTGCCTTCGGTCAATGCAGTCGATTCCTGCATGACTATTTTGACGGGCTTAGTCCTGAGCTAGTTCCTGTCGAATCAACTTCAAAGGCGGCTAAACTGGCTTCCCAACATCCGAATGCGGCAGCTGTTTGTTCGGGCATTGCGGCAAAGTTGTTTGATGTGCCGATCCTGTTCGACAATATTGAAAACAGCGATCTGAACCGAACCCGATTCCTCATCCTGGCGAAAGATTTTGTCAATCAGCCAAGTGGGCACGATAAAACGACCCTGATTGCAAAACTACAAAACACCGATTCACCTGGCGTACTGGCCGAATTTCTACAGGAGTTTAATGCTCGTCGGATCAATCTGACAAAAATTGAAAGCCGTCCCCTGCGTGAAGGTGCTACGTTCCGCTACTGGTTTTTGCTGGAATGCGAAGGGCACGCCAACGATCCCGATTTACAGGAAATTCTGAACCACCATGCGGCCGAAGTCAAATGGCTGGGTAGCTATGTACGGGTCGCTTAG